A region from the Lycium barbarum isolate Lr01 chromosome 8, ASM1917538v2, whole genome shotgun sequence genome encodes:
- the LOC132608272 gene encoding uncharacterized protein LOC132608272 produces the protein MEAFIGLVHVKDTSALSLKKAIVDVLAHHSLTLSYVRGQCYDGASNMQGELGGLKTLIKQESRSAHSVHCFAHQLQLTLVAVSKKCVQVGELVLLVSNVLNVLGASFKRVDGFRESQKQKLREALDMGELETGRGLKQELGLIKAGDTRWGSHYKSFGKFINNFASIVNVLDALVVNASTPDERASASGFLRSCQTFETVFLLHLMTDVLGITYDLNVSLQKK, from the coding sequence ATGGAGGCATTTATTGGACTTGTTCATGTTAAAGATACTAGTGCGTTATCTCTAAAGAAAGCAATTGTGGATGTACTCGCTCACCATTCTTTAACTTTATCTTATGTACGGGGGCAATGTTATGATGGGGCAAGCAATATGCAAGGTGAGCTTGGTGGTCTTAAAACGTTGATCAAACAAGAAAGTAGATCGGCTCATTCCGTTCATTGTTTTgctcatcaacttcaactaaCTCTTGTTGCAGTTTCTAAAAAGTGTGTTCAAGTGGGAGAACTAGTACTCTTGGTTTCAAATGTTTTGAATGTGTTGGGAGCTTCTTTTAAACGTGTGGATGGATTTCGAGAATCTCAAAAACAAAAACTCCGGGAAGCATTAGATATGGGTGAGCTAGAAACAGGTAGAGGCCTGAAACAAGAACTTGGCCTTATTAAAGCCGGTGATACTCGTTGGGGATCTCACTACAAGTCGTTTGGAAAATTTATTAATAACTTTGCCTCTATTGTTAATGTACTTGATGCTCTTGTTGTAAATGCAAGTACTCCAGATGAAAGAGCTAGTGCATCGGGATTTCTTAGAAGTTGTCAAACATTTGAGACTGTTTTCTTGTTGCATTTGATGACTGATGTTTTAGGAATCACATATGATCTTAATGTGTCATTACAAAAAAAGTAA